CGCGCAGGCCTTTGAGGATCTCGATCGTCTCCTCGACGCTCGGCTCGCCGACCATGACCGGCTGAAAGCGCCGTTCGAGGGCTGAGTCTTTTTCGATGTGCTTGCGGAATTCGTTGAGCGTCGTCGCGCCGATGCATTGCAGTTCGCCGCGCGCCAGCGCCGGCTTGATGATGTTGCTCGCGTCGATCGCGCCTTCGGCTGCGCCCGCACCGACCAGCGTGTGCAGCTCGTCGATGAACAGAATGATCTCGCCCGAAGCGCCGCGGATTTCGTCCATCACGCGCTTCATGCGCTCTTCGAATTCACCGCGATACTTGGTTCCGGCGACCAGCCCCGCGAGATCGAGAGTGATCACGCGCTTGTCGAGCAGCGGCTCGGGAATGTCGCCCTTGATGACGCGCTGCGCCAAACCTTCGGCGATCGCGGTCTTGCCGACGCCGGGTTCGCCAATCAGCGCCGGATTGTTTTTCGTGCGGCGCGAGAGAATTTGAATGACGCGTTCGATCTCGGTCGCGCGGCCGATGACCGGGTCGAGTTTGTTCTCGCGCGCGAGCTGTGTGAGATCGCGGCCGTACGCATCGAGCGTCGGCGTCTTGCTTTTGCCTTTGGGCGGTGAGGGCTGACCTTCGGCTCCCAGCAGCGAGGTCGTCTGCACGCGCACCTTCGCCGGGTCGACGCCGAGGTTAGTCAGCACGCGCGCGGCGACGCCTTCGCCTTCGCGGATCAACCCTAAAAGCAGATGCTCGGTGCCGATATAATTGTGGTTGAGCTGCCGCGCTTCTTCAAACGCAAGTTCGATCACGCGTTTGGCACGCGGCGTGAAGACCATCTCTTGCTGCACCGTCTGGCCGCCGCGGCCGACGATCGCTTCGACTTCTTGACGGACTTTGGCCAGATTGACGCCCAGGGTCTCAAGAACTTTGGCCGCCAGGCTTTCGCCCTCGGAGATGATGCCGAGCAGAATGTGCTCGGTGCCGATGTAGTTGTTACCGAGCCGCTGAGCCTCTTCCTGAGCCAGCACAATGCTGCGCCGGGCTCGCTCGGTAAATGGTTCCCACATTGACATGTTCGATCTCTCCTACTGCCCTATACCCGCTCGGGTCTCTGAAGGTTGAACTATTAACACCGCTCCAACGTTACGGGCTGCGCTCGCTTTGGTCAGAAGCTGAACCGCACGCCCAGGAAACCGGCCGTGGCTCCGGCGTCCTTGGTCTGCCGGTAGAGCCGTATTTCGAGCGAGGTGAACGGGGCGAACGACTTGCCCGCGAAGATCGTCAGGACCGGCCCGGTGCTGTGGTCGCTGGAGAGGTTGGACACGCCGGCGCCGGCGCCAATGTAGGCGCCCCCGAAACCGCCCCCCGTGAAGCCTCGAATCTCCCCGGTCGCCGCGTACCCGCCCCCGGCGCCTATGGGGGTGAGCAACGATGCCTGCACTTCCAGCGGCACGGCCGGAATGGAGGCGCCGGTGCTGACGATAACCGCACCGCCGCTGGAGGTCGGCGCGTTCCGGGTGAATCCGCCCGCCGCTATCGAAATCGATGCCGAGGCGGTCGCAGGCAACGCTACCAGCGCCGCGAGGGTTGCAACGATTAACAGTGTAGGACGCATGGACTAGAGGCTTTGCCGTTCATAAATGCGAGGCCTCGCTGAAACCGCAAGAAGGGACACAATGCCAACCGTCGATCAGGTCCGCGAAGCGCTCGCCGAAGTCAAGGATCCGGAACTCCAGCTCGGCATTTTGGAGCTCGGCCTCGTCTACGACGTCGCCGTGCAAGGCGATAACGGCGAACACGTCGTCGTGACGATGACGTTAACGTCGCCGATGTGTCCGGTGGGGCCGATGTTCAAGCAATCGGTTGAAGATCGCGTCAAGGCGGTCGAGGGCGTTAAAGACGTCGTCGTCGACATCACATTTACGCCGCCGTGGGATCCAAAAGAAATGGCAAGCGACGACGTGAAGGCGCTGCTTGGAATCTGGTAGCTAGCGCATCATTCTCGGCGCACTGCCGAATGTAAGTCCGGGCACCATCCACAACAGCTGAAACGCCGAATTAAACGGGTTTACATAATAGTGGCTCCAAGGTGGTATGTAAACGTCCGCGGTCTCGTACGGATTAACGAGCGGCGGCCAATCGCGCACCATGACTATGGTTCTGAGTGGCTTCGACATCGCGATCGCTACAACAGTGGCTCCAACGTCTCCGACTACGTCAACACCGATTGACGTTCTGTCATAGCCCTTCTTCGAAACCGTAAGTACGTATCTGCCAAAAACTAAGTTGATGAAGGCGAATCTGCCTGCTTGGTCGGTCTTGACGCTTTGGTCCCCTTGAAGCGACGCCACCGTTACGAACGCGTCGGCGATTGGCTCATTTGTTGCCGAGTCGCGAACAGTCCCACATAAAACGCCTGAGCCCGACGCAAGAACGTTTCCCGTGGCAAGCAACGCGATCACCAGGACCAGCACACTTCCTGCTCGCATGGCCGCTTCAACGCTTCGTCGTCACGCGGCGTGACGCTACCCTTCGTTACCTCAGGGTCCTTCGATACCTCAGGATGACAAGCCGGCGCTAAGAGCGCGGGAAAATTTCGCCGGCCTCGATACCGTTGCGCAATGTCATCCGGCCGATATGCCGCAGGGTCAAGAACTTCCCCCGAACCGAGACGCGGTCGCCTTCGCGGATGGGCGTGTGCTCGCGCATGAAAACCTGCACGCAGGTTCCATCGCACAGCAAGAACGTTTCGGCCGGCGTTCCCATCGAAATGCCGAGAAATTGCCGCATGGCGTGGACTCTCCCCGTCACGGCCACGGAATGCCCGGAATAGTATGCTGGATTGCGCATTATCTCCGATGCCGTCGCCGGATAATCGATGAACGGCCCGCAGCCCGCGAAGAGCGGAAACAATAAGCACGTGAAAGCATGAATCATCGCGGGAACCTCACGGCGCTTCCCATCAGCCGTTTCTGCGCGTAGAGCTGCGCGTCGGCCTGACGCAGCGACCCGTCCACGTCGAGTGGATTGAACGGCGCGATTCCCCACGATACCGTCAACGGTACCGGTTCGTGCGCCTCCATCACCTCGAGCGGCTGCGGCGGCTTCATGCGCGTGACCCGATCGCGTGCTTGCTCAGCCGACAAGCCCACGAGCAGGAGAACGAACTCGTCGCCACCCCAGCGGAAGACGTAATCCTGCGCTCGCGCCACCTCGCGCAAACGCTGAGCGACGCTGAGCAGCGCGCGGTCGCCATTATGATGGCCGAACGTATCGTTGATGCGCTTCAAATTATTCAGGTCGAGAATGACGATGTGCGCCTGATCCGCTCGGCTGCGAAATCCGTCGGTCAGCGTGTAAAATGCGTAGCGGTTATTCAAACCGGTCAATGCATCCACTTTCGCCGCTACTTCCAAACTCGTGAGTGCCCGGCTCAGCGCAGCGTTCCCGTCCTCGACTTCGACGCGCAATTCATCCAGCAAAGCAATGATCTGCCCCATAGCGAGCATCGTCGCCAAAATTCCGCCGCCGACGAGTTCGGCCGACCAGTAAAGCGCGTTCAGTTCGGCATGCTGCAACCCGAGATACGCGGAGCTGATCAATGTCCGCGCCATCAAGAGCGAAAGCAGTAGCGCCGATATGAAGATCGGCCTGACTCCGCTGAAACGGCTCTCGTGCATGAATGGACATATTGCGACGGCTATAAGCATTGCAGCAACGAAGAGCGTGATTTCCGGGCCGATCAAAGCTCCAGTCAGATCCGTGCGCGATGTAAAGAACAGCGCCACGATTGCGCCGGCCACCACCAGCGCATTCGCCCATGCCGGCACGCCTTTCGTCTTTGCGAACTCGTAGCAGCCGGCGACGGCACTGTACCCGGACGCAACGCACAAAAGGGTCCCGACATAGGCCATGGCCGTTTCGAGGCCACCGCTGTGCTGTCCGATCGCTTCGGCGGCCAGCGCGAAAGCGAACAAGGTCCATGCCCGGAACCACCAGCGCCCGCGCTCGTCGTTGGTCGCGCGCATCAACAGCAAGAAGAAACCCGCGATGATCGCCATCGCGACGCTTTCGATGGTCAGGATGAGCTGCAGGAGGCTCTGTGCGCCGAGCTCGATCACTCGCGGACCGCTCTCTTATAGGAGAAAACGCTCATCCGTTCAAGCCCAGAAGCGGTGAAGAGCAACCAGGCAAAATACGCGGAGCTGAAGCGCAAGCGCGAGCTGGCGGCTGCGCCGGCCGGGGCCGAGGCGATAGAAAAGCAGCACCATCGCGGAAAGCGCACGGCCCGCGAGCGTATAGACATCCTGGTCGATGCAAACTCATTTATCGAACTCGATCAGTTCGCCGTACACCGCACGACGGCGTTTGGGCTTGGCGAACGCGAATTCTTGGGTGACGGCGTCATCACGGGGCGCGCCACTATCGACGGTCGTCAGGTATTTCTCTTTTCGCAGGATTTTACGGTCCTCGGCGGTTCCCTGGGTGAAGTCTTCGCGGAGAAGATTTGTAAAGTAATGGACCTGGCGCTTCGCACCGGGTCCCCCATGATCGGCATCAACGACTCCGGCGGCGCCCGCATCCAAGAGGGCGTCGTCAGTTTAGGCGGCTACGCTGAAATCTTTTGGCGTAACGTCCAGGCAAGCGGCGTGATACCGCAGATCAGTTTGATCGCCGGACCCTGCGCCGGCGGCGCCGTCTACTCCCCGGCCATAACGGATTTCATCATCATGACCGAGAGCATCGGACAGATGTTTATAACCGGACCGGAGATAATCAAAACCGTCACTGGCGAAACAGTCACCTTCGACGAGCTCGGCGGGGCGACGACGCACGCCACCAAGAGCGGCGTCGCGCACCTGGTTGCGGCCGACGAAGACGAGATGACGGAGCTCACCAAGACGCTGCTCTCGTACTTGCCGCCGAACAACCTGGACGACCCGCCCCGCTATTCCAGCGACGACGACCCCCAACGGCTCGTCACCGAACTCGACGGCGTGGTGCCGGACTCTCCGAATAAACCCTACGACATGCACGATGTCATCGGCCCGGTGCTGGACGACGGCGATTTTTTCGAAATACAGCCGCTCTACGCGCAAAACATCATCGTCGGCTTCGGGCGCGTAAACGGTCAAAGCGTCGGCATCGTCGCCAATCAGCCCAACGTCTTGGCAGGCGTCCTGGACATCAAGAGTTCGATCAAGGCGGCGCGGTTCGTACGGTTTTGCGACGCGTTCAATATTCCACTCGTAACGTTCGTCGACGTCCCGGGTTTCTTGCCGGGAACCGATCAGGAGTACGGCGGCATCATCACGCACGGCGCCAAACTGCTCTATGCTTTCGCCGAAGCGACAGTGCCGAAGATTACGATCATCACGCGCAAAGCGTATGGCGGCGCGTATGACGTGATGGCGAGCAAGCACATTCGGGCGGACGTCAACGTCGCATGGCCAACCGCCGAGATTGCCGTCATGGGCGCCGAGAGTGCGGTCAAGACGATCTTCAAGCGCGAACTGGCGGCGGCCAAAGATCAAGACGCCAAGATGCAAGAACTCGTCGAAAACTACCGCGAACGCTTCGACAATCCGTTCATTGCGGCGGAGCGCGGCTACGTGGACGACGTCGTCGAGGCGCACATGACGCGGCGGGTTATCGCCAAGTCGCTCGACATGCTCGCCAACAAGCGTGTCGACCGGCCGAAACGCAAACACGGCAACATTCCGCTGTAGCAAGGAGAACGCTTGAGCACACGCAGAGACTTCATCGCCGCTTCTACTTCAATCGCATTGCTGCCGGCGGCGGTCGCGAGCCCGGCGCCGGCCTCCGCCGCGACCGGCGACTTGCCGTTTACCTTCGACCGGACGCGCTTCGATGCAATCCTGCGCAAGCCGGCGCGGCACAAGCAGTGTTTCGCTGCCACAAAGATTGCGGGCGGCGAAGTGCTATCGCTCATGCAGAACTCGATGAACGCCTATGACGACTTCTTAAAAGAAGGCCCGGACGCGCTGCAAGCTGTCGCAGTGCTCTATCATGGAAATGCGATCGGAATCGCATTAAACGATACCGCATGGAACGAACTGCTGATACCCTTCTTGCAGAAGACGCCGGTCATGGCAAAAGACATCCCGGAGGCCAAGCCTGGTAAGGGCAACCCGTATCTCACACATCAAGTGCCGGACCTCGTAGCGCGCGGCGCATCCTTCTTCGTCTGTCACAACGCGATCGCGGGTGTGACGTACGCGCTGAGCGAGGGACTCGGTCAGCCGCCCGAGCAGATTCATTCCGCGCTGATGGCCGCCGTCGTTCCAGGTGCACTCGTCGTTCCCGCAGGGGTAATGGCAATTAATGCCTGCCAAGAAGCACACTTCACTTATCTCCAGACATCGGTGTAATACATGAGCTTATTAAAAGGAAAGCGCGCGCTGGTCACGGGTGTGGCCAATCAATGGTCTATCGCCACCGGGATAGCGCGGCAGATGCACGAGCACGGCGCCCAGATCGCCTTCACCTATCAGGGCGAGCGCGTCAAAGAGCAAGTCGAGAAGATCGCGGCCGAGCTGGGCGGCGGCCCGGTCATTGAGTGCGACGTCTCCAGCGACGAGTCGCTGGCGCGGCTGGCGCCCGCACTTGCCGGTTTCGGAAAACTCGACGTGGTCGTACATTCGATCGCATTCGCGAATAAGGACGACCTAGCGGGAAAGGTCTACGACACGTCGCGCGCGGGCTTCAGCCTTTCGCTCGACGTCTCCGCATATTCGCTTATCGCGCTCGTGCAGGCGCTGCGCGAGCAGATCGCGGACGGCGGCTCGATCATGGCGCTCACGTATTTGGGCGCGACGGCCATCGTTCCGAACTACAATCTCATGGGCATCGCAAAAGCGGCGCTCGAAGCGTCGGTGCGTTACTTGGCTTTCGATTTGGGTGACCGCGGCATTCGCGTCAACGCAATCTCGGCCGGCCCAATTAAAACCGCGAGCGCGCGGCAAGTCGCCGGGCTTTCGAAGATGCTCGAAGTCTGCGCGGCGACGGCGCCGCTAAAGCGCAACGTCACCACGGACGACATCGGCAAAGCAGCGGTCTTTCTCGCCTCGGATCTTTCGGCAGCGGTCACCGCGGACGTGCACTTTGTGGACGGCGGCTTTCACGCGATGGGGATGTACCCGCCGCCGCAATGAGCGACGACGACATTCTGGCGATCGTCGCCGCGCTGGAGTTCGTAGCGTCGCGTGACGAGGCGGCTCCTCCAAAATCACGTTGGAAGTTAATGTGTCATGGTGAGCTTGTCGAACCACGCTCGAGCGATGCGCGGTACGCGCAGCAGACGAGAGAGCGCACTACGTGGAAAAACTCTTAGTCGCCAACCGCGGCGAGATCGCGGTGCGCGTGATTCGTACGGCGCGCGAGATGGGCTTGCAAACGGTCGCGGTGTACTCGGAGATCGATCGCGATGCGACGCACGTTCGCTTAGCCGACGAAGCGTATTTGCTGGGACCGGCGAGTCCGACGCTCAGTTATTTGAACGTCGAACGCATTCTGGACATCGCGCGACGCTCCGGTGCGCAAGCCATTCATCCTGGCTACGGTTTTTTGGCAGAAAATGCCGCATTTGCGCGGTCGGTAAACGAGGCAGGCTTGACGTGGATCGGACCGCACCCCGATGCCATCGACGCGATGGGTGACAAGATGCGCGCGCGGCAAGCAATGATCGCGGCCGGCGTTCCGGTCGTCCCGGGCGGTACTGAAGTTATCGCAGATGTGGCCGCGGCGCGAAAGGCAGCCGAAAAATATGGCCTGCCGCTCGCGCTCAAAGCGTCGGGCGGCGGCGGAGGCAAAGGATTGAAAGTCGCCTATACGGTCGATGAACTCGCATCCGCGCTTTCGACCGCGCAGCGCGAAGCCGAGGCGTATTTCAAGAATGGCGCGATCTACGCCGAACGCTACTTGGCGAATCCCAAGCATATCGAGCTGCAGATTGTGGCGGACAAGCATGGCAACGTGCTGCACGCCGGCGAGCGCGATTGTTCGCTGCAGCGGAGGCATCAAAAGCTCTGGGAAGAGGCGCCCTCAGGCGTGGCGCAACGCGTGCGCGAGGGAATTCGCGAAGCCGGCGTCCTGGCCGCAAAAGCCATCGCGTACGACAGCGTCGGGACGATCGAGTGGCTGGTCAGCGGCGACGAGTTTTATTTCCTTGAGATGAACACGCGCATTCAAGTCGAGCACACGGTGACGGAAATGATCACCGGCCTCGACCTGATCCGCGAACAGATCCGCGCCGCCTCCGGTGAGCCGTTGGAATATGCGCAAGACGCCATCAGCTTTCGCGGCCATTCAATCGAAGGTCGCGTCAACGCCGAAGATCCATCGCACGATTTTCGCCCGGCGCCCGGCACAATTTCCGCTTACCGCGAACCAGGCGGTTTGGGCGTCCGCATCGACTCCGCAGCGTTTCCCGGCTTTACCATCGGGGCAGACTACGACTCGCTGATCGCTAAACTCGTAGTATGGGCGCCGACTCGTGACGAAGCGCTCGCGCGCTTCCGCCGCGCGCTCGACGAGTATCACATCGAGGGCGTGCCGACGACGTTACCGCTGTTGCGCGATCTCTGCGACCATCCGCCGGTTATGGACGGCACATACACGACCTCTACCCTCGAAACATTCGCAGCCAAGCGTTATGCTACCGATCGGACGGATTTCACCAGTGTCATGGTGAGCTCGTCGAACCACCCCGAGCAGGGCGCCGTAGGCGCCCGTGACGAGGGGCGCTCCGAAAACATCACCGTTGAAGTCAACGACAAGCTCTATCACGTCCGGTTATTTAATCGGCCGTCGGCAAACGCGGCTCGGAAAGCGCCGCGCGCTGGGCGCAACAATCGAAAGGTCACCGCAAGCGGTGACGACGTCGTCTCACCGATGCACGGAGTCGTCGTGGAAATGCCTGTTAGCGAAGGCGATAGCGTTACGGCCGGCCAGGTAGTCGCAGTAGTCGAAGCGATGAAGATGATGAACGAGAT
This Candidatus Rubrimentiphilum sp. DNA region includes the following protein-coding sequences:
- a CDS encoding iron-sulfur cluster assembly protein; this translates as MPTVDQVREALAEVKDPELQLGILELGLVYDVAVQGDNGEHVVVTMTLTSPMCPVGPMFKQSVEDRVKAVEGVKDVVVDITFTPPWDPKEMASDDVKALLGIW
- a CDS encoding carboxypeptidase-like regulatory domain-containing protein codes for the protein MRAGSVLVLVIALLATGNVLASGSGVLCGTVRDSATNEPIADAFVTVASLQGDQSVKTDQAGRFAFINLVFGRYVLTVSKKGYDRTSIGVDVVGDVGATVVAIAMSKPLRTIVMVRDWPPLVNPYETADVYIPPWSHYYVNPFNSAFQLLWMVPGLTFGSAPRMMR
- a CDS encoding OB-fold nucleic acid binding domain-containing protein: MIHAFTCLLFPLFAGCGPFIDYPATASEIMRNPAYYSGHSVAVTGRVHAMRQFLGISMGTPAETFLLCDGTCVQVFMREHTPIREGDRVSVRGKFLTLRHIGRMTLRNGIEAGEIFPRS
- a CDS encoding GGDEF domain-containing protein produces the protein MIELGAQSLLQLILTIESVAMAIIAGFFLLLMRATNDERGRWWFRAWTLFAFALAAEAIGQHSGGLETAMAYVGTLLCVASGYSAVAGCYEFAKTKGVPAWANALVVAGAIVALFFTSRTDLTGALIGPEITLFVAAMLIAVAICPFMHESRFSGVRPIFISALLLSLLMARTLISSAYLGLQHAELNALYWSAELVGGGILATMLAMGQIIALLDELRVEVEDGNAALSRALTSLEVAAKVDALTGLNNRYAFYTLTDGFRSRADQAHIVILDLNNLKRINDTFGHHNGDRALLSVAQRLREVARAQDYVFRWGGDEFVLLLVGLSAEQARDRVTRMKPPQPLEVMEAHEPVPLTVSWGIAPFNPLDVDGSLRQADAQLYAQKRLMGSAVRFPR
- a CDS encoding acyl-CoA carboxylase subunit beta encodes the protein MKSNQAKYAELKRKRELAAAPAGAEAIEKQHHRGKRTARERIDILVDANSFIELDQFAVHRTTAFGLGEREFLGDGVITGRATIDGRQVFLFSQDFTVLGGSLGEVFAEKICKVMDLALRTGSPMIGINDSGGARIQEGVVSLGGYAEIFWRNVQASGVIPQISLIAGPCAGGAVYSPAITDFIIMTESIGQMFITGPEIIKTVTGETVTFDELGGATTHATKSGVAHLVAADEDEMTELTKTLLSYLPPNNLDDPPRYSSDDDPQRLVTELDGVVPDSPNKPYDMHDVIGPVLDDGDFFEIQPLYAQNIIVGFGRVNGQSVGIVANQPNVLAGVLDIKSSIKAARFVRFCDAFNIPLVTFVDVPGFLPGTDQEYGGIITHGAKLLYAFAEATVPKITIITRKAYGGAYDVMASKHIRADVNVAWPTAEIAVMGAESAVKTIFKRELAAAKDQDAKMQELVENYRERFDNPFIAAERGYVDDVVEAHMTRRVIAKSLDMLANKRVDRPKRKHGNIPL
- a CDS encoding enoyl-ACP reductase — translated: MSLLKGKRALVTGVANQWSIATGIARQMHEHGAQIAFTYQGERVKEQVEKIAAELGGGPVIECDVSSDESLARLAPALAGFGKLDVVVHSIAFANKDDLAGKVYDTSRAGFSLSLDVSAYSLIALVQALREQIADGGSIMALTYLGATAIVPNYNLMGIAKAALEASVRYLAFDLGDRGIRVNAISAGPIKTASARQVAGLSKMLEVCAATAPLKRNVTTDDIGKAAVFLASDLSAAVTADVHFVDGGFHAMGMYPPPQ
- a CDS encoding acetyl-CoA carboxylase biotin carboxylase subunit → MEKLLVANRGEIAVRVIRTAREMGLQTVAVYSEIDRDATHVRLADEAYLLGPASPTLSYLNVERILDIARRSGAQAIHPGYGFLAENAAFARSVNEAGLTWIGPHPDAIDAMGDKMRARQAMIAAGVPVVPGGTEVIADVAAARKAAEKYGLPLALKASGGGGGKGLKVAYTVDELASALSTAQREAEAYFKNGAIYAERYLANPKHIELQIVADKHGNVLHAGERDCSLQRRHQKLWEEAPSGVAQRVREGIREAGVLAAKAIAYDSVGTIEWLVSGDEFYFLEMNTRIQVEHTVTEMITGLDLIREQIRAASGEPLEYAQDAISFRGHSIEGRVNAEDPSHDFRPAPGTISAYREPGGLGVRIDSAAFPGFTIGADYDSLIAKLVVWAPTRDEALARFRRALDEYHIEGVPTTLPLLRDLCDHPPVMDGTYTTSTLETFAAKRYATDRTDFTSVMVSSSNHPEQGAVGARDEGRSENITVEVNDKLYHVRLFNRPSANAARKAPRAGRNNRKVTASGDDVVSPMHGVVVEMPVSEGDSVTAGQVVAVVEAMKMMNEIRAHKAGTVARVLVKPGETVESHSALATIQ